In Daucus carota subsp. sativus chromosome 4, DH1 v3.0, whole genome shotgun sequence, one DNA window encodes the following:
- the LOC108218806 gene encoding serine/threonine-protein kinase PBL35: MENKCGCWAILRRSVSSGNCKSSDFRTSPNSIPRPSLVYDAVTETRYLNASNREMCAPNDAQNSLDNPNLESKMMRQLLQFTFQELKSATGNFRPDSILGEGGFGFVFKGWIEENGTAPAKPGSGITVAVKSLKPDGLQGHREWVAEVDFLGQLHHHNLVKLIGYCIEDDQRLLVYEFMTRGSLENHLFRRTVPLPWSNRIKIALGAAKGLAFLHAGSEPVIYRDFKTSNILLDSEYNAKLSDFGLAKAGPQGDKTHVSTRVVGTYGYAAPEYVMTGHLTSKSDVFSFGVVLLEILTGRRSMDKKRPSGEQNLVAWARPYLADKRKFYQLVDPRLEMNYSVKGVQKVSQLAYNCLSRDPKSRPTMDEVVKVLTPLQGLNDLAILSYHTRLSQQGRRKKKPDGPHQHNYNQSRSMRGSPWNTGKQQHIK, translated from the exons ATGGAGAACAAGTGTGGGTGCTGGGCAATTCTGAGGCGCAGTGTTAGTAGTGGTAACTGTAAATCCTCTGATTTCAGAACTTCACCCAACTCTATCCCTCGTCCCAGTCTTGTTTATGATGCAG ttacagagacaCGGTACCTTAATGCCAGTAATCGAGAGATGTGTGCTCCGAATGATGCTCAAAACTCTTTGGACAATCCCAATTTAGAAAGCAAAATGATGCGCCAGTTACTTCAGTTTACTTTCCAGGAGCTAAAATCAGCTACTGGGAATTTTAGACCAGATAGTATACTTGGCGAGGGGGGTTTTGGGTTCGTATTTAAAGGATGGATTGAAGAAAATGGCACAGCTCCTGCAAAACCAGGATCGGGAATCACTGTTGCAGTCAAAAGTTTAAAGCCAGATGGTCTTCAAGGCCATAGAGAATGGGTG GCAGAAGTAGACTTTCTCGGCCAGCTTCACCATCATAATCTGGTGAAGCTAATTGGATACTGTATTGAAGATGATCAGAGGTTGCttgtttatgaatttatgactCGTGGAAGCCTTGAGAATCACCTATTTAGAA GAACCGTGCCCCTTCCATGGTCCAACAGGATTAAAATAGCACTAGGGGCAGCCAAAGGTTTAGCATTTCTACATGCAGGCTCTGAACCTGTCATCTACAGAGATTTTAAGACATCTAACATCTTGCTTGATTCG GAATATAATGCAAAGCTTTCAGACTTTGGTCTAGCAAAAGCAGGTCCACAGGGGGATAAAACTCACGTCTCTACCCGGGTAGTTGGAACATATGGTTATGCTGCTCCAGAGTATGTGATGACAG GACACTTGACTTCTAAGAGTGATGTGTTTAGCTTTGGGGTTGTGTTATTGGAGATATTAACTGGTAGGAGGTCGATGGACAAGAAACGGCCAAGTGGAGAACAAAATCTTGTGGCATGGGCTCGGCCTTATTTAGCTGATAAGCGCAAGTTCTATCAACTAGTTGATCCTCGGTTGGAAATGAATTACTCAGTAAAAGGAGTGCAGAAAGTATCTCAGCTAGCTTACAACTGCTTAAGTAGAGATCCAAAATCACGTCCTACCATGGATGAGGTTGTAAAGGTTCTTACTCCATTGCAAGGCCTTAATGATCTTGCTATATTGTCATACCACACTCGACTATCTCAACAAGGTAGGCGCAAGAAGAAACCTGATGGACCCCACCAACATAATTATAACCAATCTAGGAGTATGAGAGGTTCTCCTTGGAATACGGGTAAGCAACAGCACATAAAATGA
- the LOC108218807 gene encoding calmodulin-like protein 7 has translation MVISFALLLLLFVIGLFAIKFPTNNKFTAWLRGYFSVPERKSEEHKVIMRSTATVSPAAGGKNKNNSEEYKAELKSVFATFDKNNDGFITRQELQESLKNIGIAMTDKDVKEMVEKVDSNGDGLIDIDEFCELFESIMSPANINGIEGEQEEGEDGGGYLKEAFNVFDEDGDGVITVEELGMVLSSLGFKEGKLLESCKEMIRNVDVDGDGKINFDEFKMMMKAGTRFLPVS, from the coding sequence ATGGTGATATCATTTGCTTTGCTGCTGCTTCTCTTTGTTATCGGCCTTTTCGCCATCAAGTTTCCAACGAACAACAAATTTACCGCGTGGCTTCGCGGTTATTTCTCCGTGCCAGAGCGCAAATCTGAGGAACACAAGGTGATCATGAGAAGTACTGCTACTGTTAGTCCTGCTGCTGGTGGGAAGAATAAAAACAATAGTGAAGAATATAAAGCGGAATTAAAGAGCGTGTTCGCGACGTTTGATAAGAACAACGATGGATTCATAACGCGGCAGGAGCTCCAGGAGTCGTTGAAGAACATAGGAATTGCGATGACTGATAAGGATGTGAAGGAGATGGTGGAGAAAGTGGATTCAAATGGAGATGGATTGATCGATATAGACGAGTTCTGCGAGCTCTTCGAGTCGATTATGAGTCCTGCAAACATAAATGGAATTGAAGGAGAACAAGAAGAAGGGGAAGACGGAGGAGGTTATTTGAAAGAGGCTTTTAACGTGTTTGATGAAGATGGAGACGGCGTGATTACAGTGGAGGAGCTGGGGATGGTGCTGTCGTCGTTAGGGTTTAAGGaagggaagctgctggagagTTGTAAGGAGATGATTCGAAATGTTGATGTCGATGGAGATGGGAAGATCAATTTTGATGAATTTAAGATGATGATGAAAGCTGGTACAAGATTTCTCCCGGTTTCGTGA